CCAGGTCCACGTCCTCGAGCTGATAGGCCGGGGCCACCGCGGGGATCAGCCTGTCCTCCGGTTGAATCATTCCGCGCAGGCGCTCGGGCTTGTAGAGCTTCTTCACGCCCCGGACGATGAGGTTGGCCGGGTGCGCGTCCAGCTTGATGGACTCGGCGGCGGCCTTCTCCTTGAAGCTCATCACCCAGGTGCCGTCCTCCCACGCGAAGAGCGAGTAGATGATGGCCTTCACCTGCTGGCCCACGTAGTACATGCGCTCGGTGTCCTTGAGCAGCCCCCGCTCCACCAGCACGTCGCCCGTGCGCCGCTGGCTCGCCGCCGCCACGGCCGCCGCGTCCTCGAGCTGCTCGGGTTTGATCTTCCCCACACGCACGAGGAACGAGCCGAAGCGATCCGCCAGCAGGTTGGACAGGGCGAACACGGGCATGCCCCGCTCGAAGTACACCACCTTCTTCACCTTGCCGCGCTGCAGGCCCAATTCGCCCGTCTCGCGTGACAGGTAGAAGGCGGTGATGAGCGCGGGCAGGTTGTCCCGGAGCTCTCCGCGGCGGCTGCTCTGAGGAGCCACCCCCGCGGGCCGGGGCTGCGCCGGGCGGCCTCCCGGCGGTGGAGGCGGACGCACCAGCGCGGCGGGCCCCGAGGGCACCAGCGGAGCCGCGGTGAGATTGGCGCCACGGATTTCCGCGGTGAGGTTGCCGCCCGTCACCTTGACGCGGCCCGTGAGTTCCAACGGATCCTGAAACCCCTCCTCCTCCACGTCGATGTCGAGGTCCACCTCCTCGAAGGCATCACCCCCCGCGGGAGCGGCCTCCGGCGCTGGCACCGGTTTGCTGTACGGCGCCACCCGGCGCACCGCCTCCAACAGACGGGCGGCATCGAAGGGCTTCTCGAAGTAGTCGGCGGGGGCGTACTTCTGCCTGGCCTCCACGGCGTGCTTGCCGCCCTTGAAGACGCCGGTGATGAAGACGAGCGGGAGTTCGGGCTGCTGCTTGCGCAGCGCGTCCGCCACCTGGTAGCCCATCATGTCGGGCAGCAGGAGATCGAGCACGGCCGCGGCGGGAGGCTGGCCGCGCGCGCGATCCACCGCCTGCGCGCCCCTGCCTACCCCGGACACCTCATATCCCTCGTCCTCGAAGAGCTGAACGAGCAGTGAGAGCAACTCCGGGTTGTCATCGACGACGAGGATTCGGGGGGCCATCTCACGCCCACCCTACCAAAAGCCACCTGTCCCGGGTGTCCCTCTCTTGCCGCTGATGCATCCCGGCGTTCGGGCGGGTAAGGTCGGGGGTCCCCGACTCGATGGGATGCCCCCATGAAGGACTGCCCTTGAAGCGAAGCACCTGGTCGTCCCCCGCCCCCTCCGCCCGTCCGCTCGCCGCCCCCCCGGCTCCTCTCCGGAACAGACGGGAGGACGCATGAGGCTCGGGCTCAAGGCGGACAGCCTGCTCGAGCGCTTCGCCGACTGGTTCAACCTGGCGCCCCAACCCCTGGCGCAGGCCTTCTTCGGGATGATGGCGGCGCGCACGATGATGGCCGGCGAGCGTCTGGGCATCTTCGGCGCGCTCGCGGATGGTCAGGCCACGGTGGAGGAGCTGGCGGCGCGGTTGAAGCTGGCCCCGGAGGGCACGCGCGCGCTGCTCGAGGCGCTGGAGGCCTGCGAGGCGGTGGAGCACAAGAAGGGCCGCTACCGGATGGCGGACCGGGCCCGGCGCTGGTTGGATCCGCGCTCGTCCCAGTACGTGGGCGGCTTCCTGGACTTCAACTACACCCAGTGGGAGTGGTGGAGCCACATGGAGGACGCCGTGCGCACGGGCCAGGCGGTGGACATCCACCAGTTCACGCCGGAGGACCCGCGCTGGCGCTCCTACATCCTCGCCATGTACCAGATGGCACGGCTGTCCGCGCCCGAGGTGGCCCGTGCCATTCCGCTGCCCCGGGGAGCCCGGCGGGTGTTGGATCTGGGAGGAGCGCATGGGTGGTTCGCCGCGGAGCTGTGCCGGCGCAACCGGGGGTTGAAGGCCACGGTGTTGGACCTGGAGGGCAGCGTCCGGGTGGGCCGGGAGGTCATCGCCCAGGCCCAGCTGTCACACCTGGTGACGCACCAGGAGGGCGACGTGCTCACCGCCGAGCTGGGGGGGCCACATGACGTGGTGCTGCTCTTCCAGGTGGTGCACCACCTGTCCCCCGCGCAGAACGTGGCGCTCTTGCGTCGGGTGCGCGCCGCGCTCGCGCCCAAGGGGACACTGGCGGTGCTCGAGTACCTGCGCGAGGACGTGGAGAAGCCGCCGAGCGCCGCCCCGCTCATCGGCCTGCACTACTTCCTCACCTCGAAGGCGGCGGCGTACACGCCCGCGGAGCTGGAGGGCTTCCTCGGCGACGCCGGCTTCCGCGTCGAGAGCGCCCGGCCGATGCGCCACGTGCCGCTGCAGACGCTCGTCATCGCCCGCGCGGAGTGAGCCAGGGCACGAGCGAGGGGAGAGGAGATGTCCGCCCCCTGGCCTGACGACCAGGGCAGCCGGACAGAGAAATGAGGCACGGTCTCGGCCCGTCGCGCTACCCTCCGGCCCGACTCCCATGCAGACCCCCATGCCCTCCGCGACCCCCGCCCCCGACGCCCCAGCGCTCGTCACCGAGCTGGACGGAGTGCTCATCCGCACGGACTCGCTCCATGAGGGACTCGTGCGGCTGCTCAAGCGTCAGCCGCACCTGATTCTCGCCGCGCTGGGGTGGCGCCTCCGGGGCCGGGCCTTCTGCCGGGCGGAGGTAGCACGGCACGTGGAGTTGGATCCCGCGCGGCTGCCCTATGACGAGGCACTGCTGTCGCGGCTCACCGAGGAGAAGGCGAGTGGCCGCCGGCTGGTGCTGGCCACGGTGGCGGACCAGCGCGTGGCGGACGCGGTGTCCGAGCACCTGGGCCTCTTCGAGACGGTGCTCGCGAGCGATGGCACCCGGGAGCTGTCCGGCGCCCTGCGAGAGACCCGGCTGCGCGAGACGCTCGGCGCCCCGCACGAGGAAGCGCATCACGCGCCCCCGTTCATGCCCCGCGTCCGCGCGCTGTTCAAGGCGCTGCGCGTCCACCAGTGGGCCAAGAACGTGCTCGTGTTCGTGCCGCTGTTCGCCGCGCACAAGGCGATGAGCGTGCCCCTGTTCCTGCGCGCGCTGCTGGGGATGGTTGCCTTCAGCCTGTGCGCCTCCAGCGTGTACGTGCTCAACGACTTGCTGGACCTGGACTCGGACCGCCAGCACCCGAGCAAGCGCCGCCGGCCCTTCGCATCGGGAGCGCTGCCGCTGGGCGCGGGGCCATGGCTGGGATTGGGGCTGCTGGGCGCGGGAGCGGCGGTGGCCCTGCTCCTGCCGCGCGAGTTCCTCGCCCTGCTGGGCACGTACTACCTCATCACGCTCGCTTATTCGTTCTATCTCAAGCAGGTGATGATGCTGGACGTGCTGGTGCTCGCCGGGCTGTACACGGTGCGCATCCTGGGAGGCTCGCTCGCGGTGGGCATCCCCACGTCGAGCTGGCTGTTCAGCTTCTCCATGTTCCTCTTCCTGTCGCTCGCGCTGGTCAAGCGGCTGAGCGAGGTGCGGCGGCTGCGGCTGGCCAACGAGTCGGTGGCGCACGGACGGGGCTACGTGTCCGGGGATTACGAGCTGCTCGCCGCGCTCGGCGTCTCCAGTGGATACCTTTCCGTGCTGGTGCTCGCGCTCTACATCACCAGCAAGGAAGTGACGACGCTCTATGAGCACCCGGGACGGCTCTGGCTCTTGTGTCCGGTGATGTTGTACTGGGTGGGCCGGGTGTGGCTGCTGGCGCACCGGGGACAGGTGAACGAGGACCCGCTCGTGTTCGCGCTCAAGGACAAGGTGAGCTACGCGGTGGGAGTCATCGCCGCCGGCGTGCTGCTGGCCGCGGCGTGAGGAGCCGAGGAGGATGAAGATGGCGATGGAACCGAAATCCTGGGGGCGCTACCCCCGTGTCTCCGGACAGAAGGCGCACCCCGTCACGTGGACGAGCGAGCCACTGCCCGTCCCCCCGGAAGGCGGCTCGCTGCTGCCCCATGGCCTGGGCCGCAGCTATGGCGACTCGTGCCTCAACGCGGGCGGCTCGCTGCTGACGACGGAGCGGTTGGATCACTTCCTGGGTTTCGACCCGGCCACGGGCGTGCTGCGCTGCGAGTCGGGCGTCACCCTGGACGGCATCCTCCGGCTGGTGACGAACCAGGGGTGGTTCCTGCCGGCGACCCCGGGCACGAAGTTCGTGACGGTGGGCGGCGCCATCGCCAATGACGTGCATGGCAAGAACCACGTGCGCGTGGGCACCTTCGGGCGGCACCTGCGCCGCTTCGAGCTGGTGCGCTCGGACGGCTCGCGCCGGGTGTGCTCGCCCGAGGAGAACCGGGACTGGTTCGAGGCCACCATCGGCGGGCTCGGGCTCACCGGGCTCATCACCTGGGCGGAGCTCCAGCTGCGGCGCGTGAGCAACCCCTACATGCACCAGGAGACGATCGCCTTCTCCAACCTGGAGGGCTTCCTCAAGCTCACGCGCGAGTCGACCCGGGACTTCGAGTACACCGTGGCGTGGGTGGACAGCCTCGCCCGGGGCCGCCATCTGGGCCGGGGCCTGTTCCACCGCGCCAACCACGCGCCCCCGCAGTTCACCGCCCGGCAGCCGTCTCCCCCGCGCCTGTCGGGACTCGCCGTGCCCTTCGACTTCCCGGGCCTGGCGCTCAACCGCGTCTCGGTGACGGCCTTCAACGCGCTCCACTACCGGATGCGCAACCAGGGGCTCATGCACTACGAGCCGTACTTCTTCCCCCTGGACAGCGTGCACCACTGGAACCGCATCTACGGCAGCCAGGGCTTCGTGCAGTTCCAGTGCGTCGTGCCCCCGAACGACGCGGGGGTGGCGGCGCTCAAGGAGATCCTCGATCGCAGCGCGCACAGCGGCATGCCCTCCTTCCTCACGGTGCTCAAGACGTACGGGGACGTGCCGTCGCCCGGGTGGATGAGCTTTCCCAAGGCGGGCTACTCGCTGGCGCTGGACTTCGCCAACCGGGGCGAGCGCACGTACCAGCTCGTGGATGAGCTGGACCGGCTCACGCGCGAGGCGGGCGGGCGGGTGTATCCGGCCAAGGACTCGCGCATGAGCCCGGAGAGCTTCGCGGCGTACTACCCGGAGCGCGAGCGCTTCGCCCAATACGTGGACCCGGCGTTCTCCTCGTCGTTCTGGCGTCGGGTGCGCGGCGCGGGATAGACAGTCGCTCCATGATGAAAAAGGTCCTCGTCCTCGGCGCCACGAGCGCCATTGCCCAGGCCACCGTGCGGCTTCTGGCCGCTCGGGGCGCGTCGCTGTACCTCGTTGCCCGTCACGCCGAGCGGTTGGAAGCGGTGGCGCAGGACGCCCGCACGCGAGGCGCGGCCCGGGTGGAGGCCGAGACGTTGGACCTGGACGACTTCGCCCAGCACGAGCCCCTGGTGGAGCGCGCCACCGCGGCGCTCGGTGGACTGGATGGTGCCCTGCTCGCCCACGGGGTGCTCGGAGACCAGGAGCGGGCCCAGCGCTCCTATGGCGAGACGGAGAAGGTGCTGCGCACCAACTTCCTCAGCGCGGTGTCGCTGCTCACGCCCCTGGCCAACCGCTTCGAGGCCCAGCGCGCGGGCACGCTCGTGGTCATCTCCTCGGTGGCCGGAGATCGGGGACGGCAGAGCAACTACGTGTATGGCGCCTCCAAGGGCGCCTTGAGCGTGTTCCTCCAGGGCCTGCGCAACCGCCTGGCGCCCGCGGGCGTGGCCGTGGTGACGGTGAAGCCGGGCTTCGTGGACACGCCGATGACGGCCGCCGTGAAGAAGAACGCGCTCTTCGCCTCGCCCGAGGCGGTGGCCCGGGGCCTCCTGCGCGCCGTGGACACACACCAGGACGAGGTGTACCTGCCCGACTTCTGGCGCCCCATCATGTTCCTCATCCGCTCCATCCCCGAGCGTGTGTTCAAGCGCCTGAAGCTCTGAACCGCGCCGTCCCGCTCCCCGCGAGGGGCCAGGCGGGCGGACGCGTCGCTTCCCGCGAGGGGCCGAGGCTTCCACTCCCGGTGACATCACCGGGCCCCTCCCACGCTGGGGAATGAAAGGTGATAGCCTCCGGTCTGACGGACGCGCCCCTGTCCCCGGCGGCCACGCCCTCACCGCTCCCCTCCAGGCACTCCCATGGCGTTCTTCAATCCGTTGAGCAGCAGCAACCGCTCCCTGCCCGGACGCATTGATGCGCTCATGCGCGCGTGCGCGATGCCACTGGCGCCCTTCCTGGCCTACCTGGTGGGGATGATGTTGGGGCTCCAGGGCGAGCAGGTCGTCCAGTCCGTCCTCTGGCTGTTGCCCCCCACCATCCTGCTCTTCGGCGTGCTCTACCCGCCGCTGACCATCCACTACCTGCACCGCGACGCCGTGCGCGTCATCCCGGGCGAGCCCCAGGGCCTGCGCCTGGGGCGCCTGCTGCAGATGCCCTGGCGCATCGCCATCTACGTGATGGCCGGCTCGTACACCTTCGGCGCGGGCTTCTTCTGCACCGGCGTGTGCCTGCTCTTCGACAAGAGCCTGTGGCTGGTGGTGTGGGGCAGCCTCATCGGGCTGTCCGTGGGCCTCCTGCTGGCGTTCCCCGCCGGCATCACCATCGAGCGCTGGACCCAGCCGCTGGCGCTCGAGGAGCAGGGGCGTCATCCCCACCTGCGCGTGGTGGGCGGCGGCTTCTTCTGGCTGCGCCAGTCCTGGTTCCTGCCCTACGCCTTCGCCGTCTGCGTGCTGTCGCTCATCGTCCTCGGCGGCCTCACCGTGGCGGTGCAGACGCGCAACGTGCAGACCCGCTACATCGAGGACCTCCAGGCCGTGGGCCAGCACCAGGCCGCCTACATGCTGGAGGGGCTCGGCTCCGCGCTCCTGTCCGAGCTGAGCATCCCCGTGGCCGTGCTCGTCTTCATGCTGCTGGCGCTCGCCACGCTCTCCGCGTGGATGCTGGCGCGCCGCCAGGAGCAGGGCTCGCTCGCGGTGCTCGAGGCCATCGAGGGCCTGTCGGTGGGCAAGGTGCGCCCGGCCCAGTGGGTGTCCAGCGACGAGATTGGCGACCTGGCCTTCGGGCTCAACGCCGTGGTGTTGCAGCTGAGCGCCCTGCCCCGCGAGCTCCAGCAGTCCGCCGCCCAGCTCGTCGAGGCGGGCGCGACCCTGCGTCACGCCAACGAGGCCCAGCGCCTGGCACTCACCACCCAGGCCACCACCATCCAGGACACCAACATCACCGCGCAGGAAATCAAGCAAACCTCGGATCTCTCCGCCCAGCGCGCCGAGGAGGTGCTCAACGTGGTGCGCCACGCCGAGGAGCTCAGCCGCTCGGGCACCCTCGCCATCGAGCAGACCATCGCCGGCTTCAGCGCCATCCGCGATTCCGTGTTCGCCATTCGCGGCAAGATGGAGCGCCTGCAGGCCAGCGCCGTGCAGATCGGTGAAATCACCCAGACGGTGAAGGACCTGGCCGACCAGTCCAACCTGCTCGCCCTCAACGCCGCCATCGAGGCGGTGCGCTCGGGCGAGCACGGCAAGGGCTTTGGCGTGGTGGCGCGGGAGATCCGCGTCCTGGCCGATCAATCCATCCGCTCCACCAGCCGTATCACCACCATCCTCGACGAGGTGGGCAACGCCATCGGCGACGCCGTCGCCATGACGGACGTGAGCACCGCCCAGGTCGAGGGCGGCCTCGGCAAGGTGAAGACCTCGGGCGACAGCCTGCGCCAGCTGTCACTCATGGTGAACAACAGCTCCGAGGCCGTTACACAGATCACCGCCGCCGTGAGTCAGCAGAACGCCGGCTTCGCCCAGATCTTCAATGCCATCGCCGACCTGTCACGCAGCATGGACCAGTCCCTGGAACGCCTGGAATCCACCCAGGAAGCCGCCGACATGCTCCAGAAGGTCTCCCACCAGGTCAGCCAGGTGGCCCGGCAGTATCACGTCGAGTGAACGATCCTTCACGGATATATCAGCAATTACGACTTTGCTCGAATTTTCCACATTGACCGCACATGTTACAGAGCTGTAATCTGAAAAAGTGGCCGAACGGGGAAGGCGATAGTCGCAGCCCCGCCCCCCGGCAGGAGGTCCGTATGCACCGGCAGGAGATTCTGGATCACGTTCGCAACATCATCCTGGCCACCCACACGGGCCTGTATCCGGACGACGTGAACGAGTTCTCCTCGATGACGTACGACCTGGGCATGGACTCGTTCCACCTGGAGTCGATGATCTCCCGGCTCAAGGACGAGGTGGCCAACATCGAGTTCACCCCCTGGTACATCAAGGCGTCGCGCCGGGGACACGACACGGTGGGCAGCCTGGTGGACTTCATCGACGAGCGTCAGCCGCAGGCCCAGGCCGAGACCACGGCGGGCGGCGAGGCCACGCTCGACAACGGGCTCGAGCCACTGGACTCGGAGGCGGCATGACGCCGGCAGCACCCGAGCGTCGCCCCACCCTGCTGTCCATCGCATCAGCAGTGCCCCCGCTGTCGCTCACCCAGGAAGAAATCTACGAGGGGCTGTTCAAGGACTGGTTCAAGCAGATCCCCAACGCCCAGCGCATCATCCAGAACACCGGGGTGCGCCGCCGCTTCTTCGCGTGGGATCCCCGTGTGGAGCTCAAGAAGGGCCGGATGGGCGTGGGGGACCGGGTGCGCGTGTACGAGCGCGTCGGCCTCCAGGTCACCGGGGAATCGGTACAGAAGGCGCTGGGCGAGTTGGATCGCTCGCGCGTGGGCGCCTTCACCATGACGACCAACTCGGGCTACTCGGGGCCGGGGTTGGACCTGTACATCGCCAAGAAGCTCGGGCTGCCCTCCAGCATCCGCCGCACCTTCGTGGGGCACATGGGCTGCTTCGCGGCCTTCCCCGTGCTGCGCACCGCCATGGACAGCGTCGCCGCGCGTCCGGACCAGTACGTCATCGCCAACGCCTCCGAGTACAGCTCGCTGCACTACCACGACACGCCGGACCCCGAGCAGGTGGTGATCCACGGCCTGTTCGGCGACGCGGCGTGCACGGTGGTGATGGGCAGCGCCCCGGACGGCGAGGGCGTGCAGTTCCTGCGCTCGCACACCGAGCAGCTCTACGAGACGCACGAGCTGATGGGCTGGCACATGCACAACGACGGGTTCCGCATGAACCTGTCGCCCTACGTGCCCTTCGTGCTCGCCGAGCACGTGGACGACTTCCTGGAGAAGCTGCTCGGCCCCGAGGGGCTCAAGGCCGGTGACATCAAGCACTGGCTCATCCACCCGGGCGGGCCGAAGATCCTCGAGGGGCTGGGCAAGCAGCTCAAGCTGGACAAGTCGCGCATGCGCGCCAGCTGGCACGTGCTCAGCGAGTACGGCAACTGCGGCGCCACCACCGTGCTGCTGGTGCTCGAGGAGGTGCTGCGCTCGGACAACCCCCAGCGCGGCGAGTACGGCGTGATGATGGGATTCGGACCCGGGCTGACCGTCGAGGGCATCCTGGTCCGCTTCTGAGCCCGGTTCCCCCGGGCCGTTCCTCCACCGCATCACCGAGGTCACATCCAATGAGTCAAGAGCGCCAGGAGCCGCTGCGGCGCCAGACGGGTCCCATCGCACTCGGCCCCGGAGCGGGGCGCCACCCGAGCCGGCAGCTCGCCCCGCGCGCGCCCACCCGCGCCTGGCCCGCCCCCGTGCACACACTGGCCGAGGCCGTGGTGCACTGGGGACGCACCCGCCCCTCCCAGCCCCTGCTCTACTTCGTGGACCTGGAGGAGCGCCTCACCGTGCTCACCGCGGGGGACGTGCTGCACAACACCCTGCGCCTGGGCGCCAACCTGCACGCGCGCGGCGTAAGGCACGGGGACCGGGTGGTGCTCTCGTTCGACACCAGCCCCGAGTTCCTCGAGTGCTTCCTGGCCTGCGGGCTGGTGGGCGCCACGCCCTGCCTCATCGAGCTGCCCTCCTCCAAGGTGTCCGTGCAGGCCTGGGGCGAGCGGCTGCGCGCCAAGCTGCGGCTGCTCGGCGCCCGCGCCATGCTCATTGATCCGGACTTCGTGGACCTGGCGCACGAGGCGCTCGCCGAGTACACCCCCGAGCCCGGCCAGACGGCCCCCTTCGTGGCCGTGCCGGCGGACCTGGTGGCCGACGCCGAGCCCCTCACCCCGCCCACCCTGGACGCGGACGAGACGGCCTTCATCCAGTTCACCTCGGGCACCACGGACGCCCCCAAGGGCGTGCAGATCTCCCACCGGGCGCTGCTGGCCAACTGCGCGGCCATCGGCGAGGGCGGCGGGTGGGACTCGGATGACCTGATGGTCTGCTGGCTGCCGCTCTTCCACGACATGGGCCTGGTGGCCAGCGTGCTCGCCTCGCTCGTGCACGGCCTGCCCACGGCGCTCCTGCCGCCCTTCGGCTTCCTGCTCAAGCCCTCGCGCTGGCTGTGGGCGATCCACGCCTTTCGCGCCACCTCGTGCTTCGCCCCCAACTTCGCCTACCAGCTGTGCGTCAAGCGCATCAAGGACGCGGAGCTGGACGGGTTGGACCTGAGCGCCTGGAAGCGCGCCTACAACGCCGCGGAGTTCATCCACGCCGACACGGTGCAGCAGTTCACCGAGCGCTTCGGCCCCCATGGCTTCGAGCCGGAGGCGTGGCGGCCCTCCTACGGCATGGCGGAGATGGTGGTGGGGGTGACGTGCCGCATGCGGGGCGAGCCCCTGCGCGTCGAGACGCTCTCGCGCACGGCCCTGGCCACGCGGCGCGAGGCCGTGCCCGTGGCCCCGGGCACCCGCGCCGATGCGCTCGTGGTGCACGGCGTGGGCCGGACCCTCAAGGGCATCGAGTTGAAGATCGTGGACGAGGAGGGCCAGCCGGTGCCCGAGCGCCACGAGGGAGAAATCCTGCTGCGCGGCACGTCGCTCTTCAGCGGCTACTACCAGAACCCCGAGGCCACCGGCGCGGTGCTGCGCGACGGCTGGCTGTACACCGGAGACCTGGGCTACCTCGTCGGCAGCGAGCTCTTCATCTGCGGGCGCAGCAAGGATCTCATCATCAAGGCGGGGGAGAACCACCACCCGTACACCATGGAGAACGCCGCCGGGCGCGTGGCGGGCGTGCGCGTGGGCTGCGTGGCGGCGGTGGGCGTCAACAACGCCCAGACGGGCACCGAGGACATCGTCATCGTGTGCGAGACCACCGAGAGCAAGCCCGACGCGCTGCGCCAACTGTGCAAGCACGTGGAGGAGACCGTCTTCCAGGGCGCCGGCGTCCGTCCCAACCGCGTCGTCCCCGTGCCGCCCCAGTCCCTGCCCAAGACGACCAGCGGCAAGCTCAAGCGCGCCTACATCCGCCAGAACATCGAGGAGTTCGAGGCCCTCTCCCTCCTGGTGAAGCCGCCGCCCCCCGTCGCCGTGGTGCACTGAAAACCTGGTTCACCTGTTTTGGTTGATTCCCATATTTTTATAAAAAAGCGCTCGCCTCCTTGCTTGCCCTGATTGCCTGAAGTAGAAGATTTCCAACTTTCCCACGAGGAGTTGGAATGTCCCGCAGCGTCGTGTCGATGAGTGGCAAGTTCGCGGTGGTCCTGGGTGCGGTCCTGGCGCTCGGTGGTTGCACCGAGGTCGATCAGGTGCCCGCGGAGGAGGCAGCTCCCCAGGAGCAGGGGTTCGCGCGCGGCTGTGTGACGAAGGACCTGAGCGAGGCCGAGAGGAACGCGGTGGAGCAGGCCATCGCGGGGACGGTGAAGGGCCAGGCGCGCACCCCGGGCTCGGTGACCATCAAGGTCTACTGGCACACCATCACCAACACCTCGGGCGCGGGCGCCCTGAGCGCCACGGCGATCGCCAACCAGATCTCCGTGCTCAACGCCGCCTACTCGAAGACGCCCTTCAAGTTCTCGCTCGTGAGCACGGACACCACCGCCAACAACTCCTGGTACACCACCACGGGCGGCACCTACGAGTCGGCGATGAAGAACGCGCTGCGCAAGGGTGGCGCGGGCGACCTGAACGTCTACTCCAACAACATGGGCGGCGGCCTGCTGGGCTGGGCGACCTTCCCCTCCAGCTACTCCTCGCAGCCGAAGATGGACGGCGTGGTCATCCTCTACAGCTCGCTGCCCGGCGGCAGCGCGGCCCCCTTCAACCAGGGTGACACGGCGACCCACGAGGTCGGCCACTGGCTGGGCCTGTACCACACCTTCCAGGGCGGCTGCACCACCACGAACGACAGCGTGAGCGACACCCCGGCCGAGTCCACCCCGGCGTCGGGCTGCCCCACGGGCCGCGACACCTGCTCCTCCGCCGGCCTGGACCCCATCACCAACTTCATGGACTACAGCGACGACGCCTGCATGAACACCTTCTCCACGGGCCAGATCGAGCGCATGGACACCCTGACCAAGCAGTACCGCGGGATCTGATCCCCGTCTGAAGTCCCGCCGTCCCCGACGCCGGAGCACGCCTCACCCGCGTGCCCGGCGTCTTCGTTTTTCCTACTCCTCGCGCTCCACCCGGGCGAAGGCCAGCGCGCTCCGGGCCATCTCCACCATGAGGCCCACCGTCCTCACCTTCTTGGGCGCGGTGAGCTCGTTGGCGAGGAAGCGCCGCAAGGCCTCGCCACGGCGCAGCTTGCCGCTGGAGGTGCGCGGCAGCGTGCCCGGCTCCAACACGCGCACCGTGTGGGGCCTCACGCCCGTGCCCGCCACCACCGCCTCGCGCACCCGCTCCTCCAGGCCCTCCACCCGCGCTCCCGGCGCATGCTCGGCGAGCACCAGCAGGGCCTCGTCCTGGCCATCCTCGGGGGTGAAGCCCAGCGCCACCGCGCACCCCGTGCGCAGGCCGTCCACGCCCTCCAGCGCCTCCTCGAACTCCTGGGGCGCGTGGTTGGCGCCGCGGATGATGACCAGGTCCTTCGCGCGGCCGGTGAGGAACAGCTCGCCGTCCGCCTCGAAGCCCAGGTCCCCCGTGTCCAGCCAGCCCGCCTCGTCCAGCGCGCGCACCGTGGCCTCGGGCAGGCCGAAGTAGCCCTCCATCACCGAGGGGCCCCGGGCGAACACCCGCCCCACGCGCCGCTCCGGCAGCACGTGGCCCAGCGAGTCGCGCACCTGCACCTCGCAGCCCGGCACCGGACGCCCCACGGACACCACCGGGCGCTCCCCCTCCACCATGCGCCGCTCCGTGGCCAGCACCCGCGCGTCCACTCCCAGCGCGTACGGCCCCCGGCCCGCCACCGGGAAGGTGACGGCGAGCGACGCCTCGCTCAGCCCGTACACGGGCCGCATCGCCCCCGGCTGGAAGCCCCAGCGCGAGAAGCGCTCGCCAAAGCGCCGCAGCGTCTCCAGCGACACGGGCTCCGCGCCATTGAGCGCGTGCCTCCAGGCCGACAGGTCCACGCCCTCCAGCTCCGCGTCCTTCACCCGCTTGAGGCACAGCCCATAGGCGAAGTTGGGCGCGGGCGACACGAAGGCACGGTGGCGCGACAGGGCGCGCAGCCACAGCGCCGGCCGCGCGAGGAACACCTCGGGCGGAATGAGCACCATGCGCCCCGGGTAGTACAGCGCCGAGAGCAGACAGCCGATGAGCCCCATGTCGTGGTAGAGCGGCAGCCACGACACGCCCACGGCGTCGCCCTCGAGTGGCGGCGGAATCTCCGCCTCCAGCGCCGCCAGCTGCGCCATCAGGCTGTCGTGGCGCAACGCCACCGGCTTGGGGTCCACCGTGGAGCCCGACGAGAACTGGATGAGGCCCAGGGACTGGGGCGCGACGGACAGGGCCAGCTCCCCGCCCTCGCGCGACACGTCCTCCACCGTCAGACACCCGAGCCGGGGACGCGCCGCCGCCACGGGCGTGCCCAACAACAGCCGCACCTTCGAGTCCGTGAGCACCACGGCCGCGCCCGACACCTCCAACATGCGCGCCGTCGAGC
Above is a window of Cystobacter fuscus DNA encoding:
- a CDS encoding fatty acyl-AMP ligase, which codes for MKGPPLPRVKYPTLNEALEGAARGRLGLVFVDAAERETHLPWAQVYERACRTASGLHHLGVRPGDRVALLLPTSPGFMDAFFGTLLAGAVPVPLYPPVRLGRLEEYHRSTARMLEVSGAAVVLTDSKVRLLLGTPVAAARPRLGCLTVEDVSREGGELALSVAPQSLGLIQFSSGSTVDPKPVALRHDSLMAQLAALEAEIPPPLEGDAVGVSWLPLYHDMGLIGCLLSALYYPGRMVLIPPEVFLARPALWLRALSRHRAFVSPAPNFAYGLCLKRVKDAELEGVDLSAWRHALNGAEPVSLETLRRFGERFSRWGFQPGAMRPVYGLSEASLAVTFPVAGRGPYALGVDARVLATERRMVEGERPVVSVGRPVPGCEVQVRDSLGHVLPERRVGRVFARGPSVMEGYFGLPEATVRALDEAGWLDTGDLGFEADGELFLTGRAKDLVIIRGANHAPQEFEEALEGVDGLRTGCAVALGFTPEDGQDEALLVLAEHAPGARVEGLEERVREAVVAGTGVRPHTVRVLEPGTLPRTSSGKLRRGEALRRFLANELTAPKKVRTVGLMVEMARSALAFARVEREE